CCGCCCGCGGTTCGGGTGACGCCCGGGACCGAGGTGACGTGGTCCTGGACCGGCGAGGGCGGCGGCCACAACGTCGTCTCCGACGGCGACGGCCCCCTGGACTCTGGGGGCGCGGTCAGCGAGGCCGGCACGACCTACAGCCATACCTTCGAGGAGATGGGCGTGTACAGGTACGTCTGTACGCCCCACGAGTCACTCGGGATGAAGGGCGCTGTGGTCGTCGGCGGCCCGCTCGGCGGCGGGAGCGGCGGCAGCGGACAGGAGGGGAGCAGTATCGAACTGTCGGGCCCGCAGTGGCTCCTGTCCGGGTCGGTCCTGCTCGCGTTCTTCTCCCCGCTGGTGTTCGCGGTCGCGATGCGACGCCGGCAGAACGGGGTGCCGTCACAGGCGGGCGGCGAACTCAAGCGGGCGACCGGTCCGACACCGGTCGAGGAGGCCGCCGAGACCGAGCCGAGCGTCGAACTGGGACACGACGAGTACGACCCGAAGGGGACGGCGGCGCTGGTCGCCTTCTACTTCGTGTTAATCGGCTTGCTGTGGGTGTTCATGTACTTCGTCGAGTTCCTCGGTCGCGTCTCGATAATCGGGTGATATCATGCAGGTTCACAGATTCGAAAAGGTTTGGCTCGGGGCAGCGATACTGCTCATCGTCGGTTTCATCGCCACCATCGCGTACGGCTCGGTCGGCGTCGGTGTCGGGATGGTCGACGACTCGGGCGGACAGATAAGCGCGCAGGCGGTTCAGAACGGGAACACCGGGACACAGTTCGACGACCCCGGCGTGTACCAGGAGAGCGAGGACCACTACGTCGTCTACGTCGTCGCTCGACAGTTCCAGTTCGTGCCCGGCAGCGGTGACACGCCGATTCGCGTGCCCGCGGGCGCGAACGTGACGTTCAGAGTGACCAGTGCAGACGTGACACACGGGTTCTCCGTGGTCGAGACCAACATCAACACGATGGTCATTCCGGGCCAGGTCTCGGAGGTCTCGGCCCGGTTCAACGAGCCCGGGACGTACGGGCTCGTCTGTCACGAATACTGCGGTGCGGCCCATCACACGATGGGCGGCTCCGTCGAAGTCGTCCCGCCGGAGGAGTACGATATGCAGCAAGAGAACATCGACCAGTCCGCGGCTGACGCACAGGCGGGGGAGGAGGCGGATAACTGATGGTGTTCGTCGACTCCTACCCGAAAACGTCGAAGATAGTCCGTAGCGAGTTCATCGTGGCGTTCGTCGCCCTCGGAATCGGTGCGCTCTTTGGCGTCGTCCAGGCGCTGCACCGCACCGGCGTGTTCCGCGGGTTCGTCAGCTCGGCGGACTACTACACGATTCTGACCGGCCACGGCGTCCTGCTGGCGCTCGTGTTCACCACGTTCTTCATCTCGGGGCTGTTCACGTGGGCCGTCGCCAACAGCCTCGAACGCGAGCTCCCGCACCGCATCGCCTGGTCGGCCTTCTGGATAATGCTCACGGGGACGGTGCTCGCGGCCGTGTCCATCATCGGCGGCATCGCCGGTTCGCCGTCGATTCTGGGGCACGACCTCGAAGCCGACGTGCTCTTTACCTTCTACGCGCCGATGAAGGCCCACCCCGCGTTCTACATCGGGGCCGCGCTCATCATCGTCGGCTCCTGGATAGGGGGCGCGGCGTACTTCAAGGCGCTGTGGGAGTGGCGCGAGGACAACCCCGACGAGCGCATCCCGCTGCAGACGTTCATGGTGCTGACGACGATGCTGATGTGGTACATCTCCACCATCGGCGTCGCCGTTGAGGTCGTCGCCTTCCTCATCCCGTGGTCGCTCGGGCTCATCCAGAACGTCGACCCGCTGCTGACCCGGACGCTGTTCTGGTACTTCGGCCACCCGGTCGTGTACTTCTGGCTCATGCCGGCGTACCTCGTCTGGTACACGATTCTGCCGAAGCTGGCCGGCGGCCGGCTGTTCAGTGACCCGCTGGCCCGCGTCGTGTTCGTCGCGTTCCTGCTGCTGTCGACCCCGGTCGGCTTCCACCACCAGTACACCGACCCCGGCATCCCGTCGGGCTACAAGTTCATCGCGATGACGAACACGATGTTCCTGCTGTTGCCCTCGCTGTTGACTGCGTTCACCGTGGTCGCCTCGGTCGAGCACGGCGCTCGTCAGCGGGGCGCGAGCGGCTACCTCTCCTGGCTGCGGGACCTGCCCTGGGACAAGCCGGCCTTCTCGGGCTGTATGCTCGCCGGCCTGATGTTCGCCGCCGGCGGCTTCTCCGGCATGATAAACGCCGGGATGAACATCAACTACCTCATCCACAACACCATCTGGGTGCCCGGCCACTTCCACCTCACCGTCGGGACCGCGTTCGCGCTGACGGCGATGGCCATCAGCTACTGGCTGGTCCCACAGATTACCGGGAAGAAGCTCCGCCAGCGCGGCCTCGCCGTGTTCCAGCCTTACGTCTGGTTCGTGGGCATGGCGGTGATGTCCAACGCCATGCACCGCGCGGGCCTGGCCGGCATCCCGCGGCGGACCGCCGAACCCACCTACGACGAGTTCGCGTTCGAGGGCGTCGCCGGAACGGTCGGCGAGATGCGCCTCCAGATAGCTATCGGCGGCTTCCTGCTGTTCGTCGGCGCGGTGATGTTCCTCGTCGTCATGGCCGACACCCTGCTCGCCCGCCGGGGCGGGACACTATCGGTCAACAGCAACATCCCCGAGCCGCTGTCCGGGCCGGACCACAGCCCCCGCATCCTGGACAACTACAAGCTCTGGACGGCTATCGCCCTGCTGCTCATCGTCATCGCCTACGGGCCGCCGCTCGCCAGCATGGTCGCTGACGGGCTGCTCGCGCCCGGTAGTCCGCCGATTCCGGTCTAACACGACTCCACTACACTCAGCATGTTCGAAGACGTCGACGGTCCGGAGCAGAAAACGCTGCTACGCATCCTCATCATCGTCGGAATCGGTCTGCCCATCCTCATCGAGGTCGTGACCTTCGGGAGTCTGCTGGGCCATCACTTGGTGGGTGACCCCGGGGGCGAGGTGGTGCCCGAAACGCCGACCGCGGAGCCGGCCGGTGCCGGCGTCGGCGACCCGATTCTCGAGTCCTCGGCTGTCTCGGCCCGCATCGAGTCAGCGTCGGTGGTCACCGCGGACGAGGGGTGGCGGTTCACGCTCGCGGTGAACGCGACCAACAGCGGGACCGAGCCGGCGGCGGTCCGGCTCGACAGCGTCACCGCCCGCAACGGGGAGACGGTCGACGGTACCGCGAGTACCGGCCAGCTGTCCGTGGGACAGACCGAGACCGTGACCAGGTCGTGGCTCCTGCCCCCCGGCGAACGGCCCGACACCGTCTCGATAACGGTGTTGGAGTATCCGGACGACGGAGAAACGCAGTCGACCCAGTACGACGTCACGCTGGGGGACATCCCCGTGTCGAACCGCTGACTCACCCGCCGACGGGGGTGCCACAGGACGGGCAGGCGTCAGCATCGGACGGGAGCGACTCGCCACACTCGCTGCAGTAAGACATCCCAGTGTCGCGTTTTTCGGGCGTGAAGACGGCCGTATCGTCCAGCCACGCCCCGTCGGTGGCCTCCGGGTCCGGTTCCGACTCGCTGTCCGGTGTCGCTTCCGACCCGGTGGCAGCATCCGACGACCCCGCCGAGTCGGTGGCGGGCGGGCTCGTCCGGGCGACCTCCTCGGGCGAGAACACCCGCGTCCCGGTGTGGCCCGGTTTGTCCGCATCGCTCTCTGTAGCTACGGTATCGCTCCCGCTCTCGGGGTGGTCCCGAGACGCCGGTTCGGACTCGCCACTCCGTTCGGAGTTCGCGTCGCCGTCTCGCGGCCCGGCGGCCGGCGGCATGACGGGAAACCGCTGGTCCGGGCGGCGCTGTGGGTTGGCAAGCGGCGCACGGAGCCTGACGACGGCCCCGGCCAGTAGTTGCGCCAGGAGGTACACGCTCGCCAGCACGCCGGGACCGGCGACGAAAACCGTGGTGGCTCGGGCCGGCCCAACGGTCGTCAGCCGGAGCACCGTTTCGGCCACGGGACCGACGCCGGCCCGCGTCAACCAAGGGGATAGCGTCGACGGGACGCCGGACGCGCCGGCCGCCGCGACCAGCCAGTACGTAGCGAAAGAGAGCGCGGTCACGAAGACCAGGAACGAAAAGAGCGGCGGATACGAGAGCGTGTACACGCGGTGCCCGTAGGCGACGGTCCGGACGACCAGATGCGCCGTCCCGAACAGCGCAAGCGCCGTGAGCGGCCGCGGCTGGCCGAGCGTGACACCGAGCAGGAGACAGCCGACGAGGACGCACCCGGGGAGCGCCAGCAACAGGCTCGGGTGGTCGAACCGGTACGCGTCGACGAGGTTGCCGTAGCCGTTCCGGAGCCGTCGGTTGACGAGCGCGACGGCCGCCAGCGACGGCACGACGAGCCAGAGCCCGGCGGCGAGCACGGTGCGAAGTGAGACCGAACGGTCAGCGAGCGTCGCGAGGACAGTGCGTTCGAGCGCCGGGAACCGCGCTACCAGGACCCCGGTCGCGAGCACCCAGCCACCGTAGGCGACCCACGCCAGGGCCACGCCGACGAACAGCCAGGTTTCGGCCCGCAGTAGCGTGACGGACTCGCGGAGTTCCGACCGTAATCGACCACGCGCCATCGGCCCCATGTTTCCCGACCGACCGCTTAACTGTGGGTGGTCACGCCGCCCGGATAGTCAGCGTGGCGACGCCCGACAGTTCGAGTTCGTCGCCCGGCTGTATCGGTTCCCGGTCGCCCTTCTGCAGCAGGGTCCCGTTCAGCCGTGTCGGGTTGTCCCCGAGGTCGACGAGGTAGTACCCCTCCGGCTGGCGGTCGAACCGAACGTGTTCGCGGTGGATGCGGACCGCCTCGTCCTCCGGCCGCCCGGCGTCTAACAGCGCCGCCCTGATTTCCCGGCCGATTCTCGCCCCGTCTTCGACGGTGATGTCACGCCCCTCGACCGAGAGAACGAGCCCCTCCGGGGGCGTCGCGTCGCCCGTGGCCTGTGACACTGGCGCGTCGACGGCGTCGTCCGGTTCGGCCGTCGGCGATTCGGGACCCGAGTCAGCCGCCGCGGCCCCGCCTGCGTCGCGGTGGGCGTCCAGGTTCTCCCCGCAGTTGACACAGAAGCTGGCGTCGTCGTCGACCGCAGTGTCACAGGACGGGCACGCGTCGAGCGCCCCCTCCTCGCCAGGCGTAACGTCCTGTACGTCGGTGCCGCAGTCGATACAGAAGTTCGCGTCGGCGTCGAGTTCCCGGTCGCAGTCCGGGCAGGTAATCGTCGCCGGCTCGTCGTCGGCCGGTGCATCGGCGTCGTCGTCCTCGTCGGCCGGTTCGGCGTCGGTTTCTGCCGCCTGCCCCGTCTCCGCCGCGTCGTCGGCCTCGACCGCCCCGATGCCCGAATCCCCGTCCGCTGCCGGTTCGTCGTTCCCGGCCGCCCCCGCCGTCTCGTCGGCCTCCGCTGCCAGCAGGTCGGCGTCGCCCGACTCCCCGTCGTCGGTGGCAGCCCGGTCGGTGTGCTGCCACTCACCGCAATCCGGGTTCGTACACCAGCCGCCGGCGACCGTCGGGTCGAAGTCCTCGTCGCAGATGGGGCAGTTTACCGTGCGGTCGGATTCAGGCATGAATTTCGTTAGGGAGTATAGAGTCGAGAAATAAAATACTTGCCCCGCGAAACTTTCCCGCTACTCGTCTGTCATGATGACCGTGTCCCGCTCGGAGATGTCGATGTCGGGGTCGATGTTCCGGACGGGCAGCCCGCCGTCATCCGGCGTTTCCGGGAGCGCGCTGTCGGCGAACAGGAGCACTGAGACGTTGTCCTTCCCGCCGCGGTCGTTCGCCAGCGACACGAGCGTCCGGCTCGCCGCGTCGAGCGACGGCGCATCGAGGACCGCGTCCCGGAGCTCGTCGTCGGTGACGGCTTCCTCGCGGATGCGCTCGGCCGCCTCGTCGGCGCGGTCCGTCTCGGCGTACTGTTCGTACAGTTCCGGAGCGTCAGTCTGGGCGTCGACGAGTCCGTCGCTGGTCGCAAGCACCGTGTCCTCGGCGTACAGCCGGACCGTCCGCGTGTCCACCTCGACGGTCGCGTCGTCGGGGTCCTCGTAGCCGGACCCGCCCAGCGCGCGCGTGATTTCGTTCCCGTTCGGGTGGACGTGGGCCTCGACGGGGTCGATTTCGCCGCTGTCGACCCACTCCTGGACGACGGCGTGGTCCCTGGTCAGCGGCGAAATCGTCTCGCGGGCCCCGTTGACAACGTAGGCCCGGCTGTCGCCGACCCAGCCGTAGTGGAGTTTCCCGTCGGCGTAGACCCCCGCGACGACCGTCGTGTACGATTGGGTGCCGGTCTCGTCGGCGTACCGGACGATGTCGCGATGGGCGGCGGTAATCGCCTCGGCCACGGCGGCTTCGAGGTCCTGCTCGCCGGGCGGGTCCGGGAGCACGTCACGGGCCACGTCCACGTCGAAGCCGCCGGGGTAGCTCCGGGCCGCTCGAATCGCCACGGGCGCGAGCCGTTCGGCGACGGTCGTGGTCGCGATGTAGGACGCGACGTCGCCGGCGTCGTGACCGCCGGCACCGTCGGCAACGACGAACACGCCGGCCGAGCGGTTCATCGGCCGCCCGTCGCTGTCGGCGTCGGACACGTCCGCCTCGTCGTCGGCCCCAGTATCGACCGGGTCGTCGGCCCCAGTATCGACCGGGTCGCCGCCCTCCGCCGTGGCCGGTGCCGCCGGCCTGTCCTGCCCGCGGTAGCCGTCGCGGTGGCCTTCCTCGAACACCGTGAGTGAGACGCTGTCCTCGTTGATGCCCTGTCCTCGCTTCCGGTCGCCGATGTCGTAGTTCGTGCTGTATCTCATGACTCCTCCGGATGGAACTCGAAGGTGACCCCGTAGGTCGGATGGACGAGCGACACCAGGTCGCCGTCCGTGAGCGTGACCGACTCGGGCGGAACCGCCCCGTGTCTGTCGGTCGGGTCCTCGCCCTCGGAGCGGAGGCGCTCGCGCCCGGCGGCGGAGAGGACCCGCTGCCAGCCGGCCCCTTTCTGGACGAACGTCCCGTTGAGGCTCCGGTCGCGGAGGGCCCAGTCACCGCCCTCGATTTCGAACTGCACCTGGACCGACGAGATGTACTCCCCCTGGGGGTCCGCTATCGCTATCGACGCCGGCGGACCGCTCGCGCCCCGTCGGCCGATTGTGTCGCCCGGTTCGACGGTGAACCGCCTGTCGGCCTGGATGTAAGTCACCGACGCCGTCGCGGGCGGCGTGGGGTCCCGCCGTTCGAGGACCTCCTTGAGGACCGTCGCGTTCCGGTACCGGTCGCGATAGTGCGTCTGGGTGGCCCGCTCGACGATGTCGGCCAGGTAGTCGTCGCAGTCGGCCCCGAACGCCTGTGGGTTCACGCCGTCTTTCTTCGGGACGCTCCCCTTGAGCAGGAACAGGAGTATCTTCCCGATGGAGTACACGTCCGACCACGGCCCCTGGCGAACGTCCGTCCGGCTGGCCTCCGCGACCTCGCGGGGCTTGAACGGCCCCAGAATCGTCGTCCCGCTGTTCCCGGATGCGGGGTCGCCGCTTGCGTCGAAGCCGGTCGCCGTGTTGAAGTCGATGAGCGTGGGCGTGATGTCGGGCGTGAGCATCACGTTCTCCGGCTTCAGGTCGCGGTAGACGATTTCGTTCTCGTGGAGAAAGCCCATCGCGTCCGAGAGATCGATGCCTATCTGGCGGACCTGCTCGCTGTCCTCGATGGGGCCGTGCCGGTCGATGACCCCGTCGAGTTCGATGCCATCGACTATCAGCTGGACGACCAGGAACGGAACGTCCCGCTCCGTGACCCGGTCGTAGTAGTCCATCACGTTCTCGTGGCCGCCGGCTCGGCGGATGCGCTCCAGGGACTGCCCCTCCTTCTCGAAGTACTCCTCGATGATGTCGGGGTCGTTCTGGGATTCGGTGTAGTTGGGGTACTTGACGGCGACGGACGCCCCGGTCTCGATGTCTCTGGCGCGGAAGGCCTTCGCGAACCCCCCCTTGCCGAGGAACTCGCCGAGTTCGTACCGGCCGGCGACGATGTCACCGCTCTCGGGTTCCCAGGGCATGCGTCACCCGGCTCTCCGGCCCGCGACGCCGCGAGTCACTTCTGGATGCCCTCGTCTGTGACGATTTTCGTCGCGTCGTTCTGTTCCTTGCGCCCGCCCTCCATCACGATACGGGTCTCCCGTTCGGCCGTCTGGACGGCCTCGGTGTCCTCGCCGTGGACGCGGGTCATCCGCTCCAGTTGGGTCTGTGCTTCGGCGACGTTGCCCTTGCCGAGTTCCGTCTTGATGACGGTCTGCCGGTGGTCCAGGTCGACCTGTTCGTTGTGCGCGGCCAGTTTCGACTCGTCCTCGGTGTAGTCGACGGTGATGGCCCCGCGGGTCGTCTCGCCCCCGGCGGTCAGCGTGACCTCGGCCAGCGAGACCGAGTCCGCGACGTCGTGAGACGGTGCGTGAACCTTCAGCACGACCCGCTGGGTTTCCCGGTCGAGCAAGTCGGGCAGCGGCACGACGGCCGCGTTGTCCTCCCAGTCGGGTTCGACGGACTGGGTCTGTGGGAGCGAGCGGTACACCTCGCTGACCTCGACGCCGTCGGCCACGTCGAGTTCGATCCTGGCGTCCGGGGCGACGACCGTCCCGGCCTCCTCGACCGCGTCGCCGAAGAACGACTCGATGTCACCCGCAGCCTCCAAGTGGGTCCACTCGCCGCGGGCGACGGTGCCGAGCGTCCGGATGGTCTCCTCGCGGTAGTCGCTCCCGATGCCGGCCGCTTTGATTCGGATGCCCTCGCTGTCGATTTCGCGGGCCAGCGTCCCGAACGCCCCCGGGTCGTGGGAGTTGTCCTTCCCGTCGGAGAGCAGCAGGACTCGCCGGGCCGTGGCGTCGTCGCTCGGGAGGCCCTGTAGCGACGCCTTCGCCTCCAGGAGGCCGCTGTACATGTCGGTGCCCCCGCCGGCGGAGATGTCGGCGACCGCGTCCACTGCCGCCTCGCGACCGACAGCCCCCCACCGCGTCGGCTCCAGCACCGTCGTGACCTCGTTGTCGAAGGCGATTATCGAGACGTAGTCGTCCGCTTCGAGCAGTCCGAACACCCACTCCGCGCCGGCGCGTGCCTGCTCGATGTCGTCGCCGGCCATCGACCCGCTGGCGTCGATACAGAGGGCTATCTGTCGCGTGGGACGGTCCTCCAACCGCCCGGGTTCGACTTCGATTTCGGCGGTCAGTTTCGCCCCGCCCGTCGGCACGTACGGTCGGTTGACCTCGGTCACGACAGTAGCGGTCATACTGATAGTTGGGTCGTAGGAAGTAATTATATGTTTCCCTCAAATCTGGGAAAAAAGGCCGACCGCCGTCCGGCTCCGGTAGCTCCCAACTACCGGCCGGCACTGGCCGTAGGTACTGTTTACTTCGCCGCCGGCTCGACCCGGCTCCCGACCCAGAGGAGCGTGCCCAGCAGCGCCGCGACGCTGATGGGGAGGAGCCAGCGGAACAGCGAGAGGAGGCCGGCGCTCGCCTGGACGCCGGCGACGAGCAACACGGTGGGGCCACAGCAGGCGACCCCGGAGAGCAGTCCCGGCAGCCCTGACGCGGCCCCCGCGCCCGGGCCGAGACGGCAAGCCGACGGGCCGCGCCACGCGACGACGGAGACCGCGAGGTTGAGTCCGACCAGCGACGCCAGCACGCCTCCGAGAAGGAGGTTCAACGGCGCGACGAGCAGTTCGACTGGGCCGACGACGACCAGTGCAATCGGCTCCCACTGGAACGGCCCGACCGGCCGAAACGCGCGGGTGAGCGGGTTACTGACGACGGACACCGCGTAGTCCGGCGGGCCGAGCCCGAGGTGTCCGAGGCCGACGAGATACAGCAGGAAGTACGCGAGTCCAGCGGCGGCGAACAGCGTCCGGCCGTCGCGGCGAGCGAGCGCACCCCGGACCGCGACCCCGGTGTTCCGACCCAATCGTTCGAATCCAGCAGTCAGACCTGCCTCGCCCGGCTGCCGGTCAGTCGACATACGTACTCTCCGGGTAGAACCCCGCCCAGGCGAACCACATCGCGTCGAAGGCCAGCGAGCGGTCCAGCGGGAGGGCGTCGGCGTCGTACGTCGTCCCGTCGAGCGTGTAGCCGTCGGCCAACGCCTCGACCGTCGCCGACTCCGGGTTCGCGTACACGTAGCCCGTCGCCAGGTCGGTGTCGGCGACGGCGACGTGCGGCGTCTCGCCGATGTGGCCGGTCAACACGCGCTGGCTCAGCAGCGCCGCCTTGTCGAACGCGAGCGCGCCCGTCTCGGTCCGGGTCCCGACGACAACGGCCTTCGGATGCGCGCGGCTGTCCCCCTGCAGCGGCTCGAACAGCGTCCGGGGACTCGAATAGTAGCCCCGCGTCTCGTTGTACTGGCCGTACGGGTCGACGCCGTAGCGCCGCGAGAAGCCGGTTTCCTCGGTGAGTACCGCCGTCTCCGGATAGGCGCGTGCCCAGCGCTTCCACGTGGTCCAGACGACCCGGAACTCCCGCAGGGACTCGCCGGTCAGCGGGCCTTTAATCGCCGTCGCCAGTATCTGTGGCCACCAGCTGTCGGTGCCCCGGTCGTACATCGTCAGGTTCGAGTTCACCAGGCGGCCGGAGACGCCGAACTCCACCGGGCCGCGTTCGAACCCCTGTGCGGTGCCGGTCAGCGGGCAGTACGTGACGGCGACGGGGTGGCCGGCGATGGCGTCGTTGACGATTTCGTGGTGGACGAGGATGTACTGCGGGTACGCTTTCGCGTCCCCGTCGCGGACGACGCCGAACACCGGGTCGCCCGGTTCGAGTCCCGACGGTGGCGTGTCCGCAAACTGCGGTTCGTCGATGGCCGGAATCCCGTCCTTCGGAACACCGCCGCTCACAATGTTCGCTTCGAGCGTTCCGGTGTCGTAGGCCAGATACAATCGGTCGTCCGCCGTCGGGGGTTTCGGGCCGGCACTGCCGTCTGTCGCCGCGGTTCCGGCTTCGGATGCCGAGCCCCCGGTAGCCGCGTCGTCGCCCCCCACACAGCCTGCGCCGCCGAGCGTCGCACCGACCCCGAGCGTCATTAGGAACTGCCGGCGGGAACGGTCCATAGTATGTGTGCGGTTCCCACTCACTAAGTCTCGCGGTGAGGGGTCGGTAACCCACCGATGGGACGCCGAGCCGGCGATATCGGCGG
Above is a window of Haloarcula sp. DT43 DNA encoding:
- a CDS encoding b(o/a)3-type cytochrome-c oxidase subunit 1, which produces MVFVDSYPKTSKIVRSEFIVAFVALGIGALFGVVQALHRTGVFRGFVSSADYYTILTGHGVLLALVFTTFFISGLFTWAVANSLERELPHRIAWSAFWIMLTGTVLAAVSIIGGIAGSPSILGHDLEADVLFTFYAPMKAHPAFYIGAALIIVGSWIGGAAYFKALWEWREDNPDERIPLQTFMVLTTMLMWYISTIGVAVEVVAFLIPWSLGLIQNVDPLLTRTLFWYFGHPVVYFWLMPAYLVWYTILPKLAGGRLFSDPLARVVFVAFLLLSTPVGFHHQYTDPGIPSGYKFIAMTNTMFLLLPSLLTAFTVVASVEHGARQRGASGYLSWLRDLPWDKPAFSGCMLAGLMFAAGGFSGMINAGMNINYLIHNTIWVPGHFHLTVGTAFALTAMAISYWLVPQITGKKLRQRGLAVFQPYVWFVGMAVMSNAMHRAGLAGIPRRTAEPTYDEFAFEGVAGTVGEMRLQIAIGGFLLFVGAVMFLVVMADTLLARRGGTLSVNSNIPEPLSGPDHSPRILDNYKLWTAIALLLIVIAYGPPLASMVADGLLAPGSPPIPV
- a CDS encoding serine/threonine protein kinase, producing the protein MPWEPESGDIVAGRYELGEFLGKGGFAKAFRARDIETGASVAVKYPNYTESQNDPDIIEEYFEKEGQSLERIRRAGGHENVMDYYDRVTERDVPFLVVQLIVDGIELDGVIDRHGPIEDSEQVRQIGIDLSDAMGFLHENEIVYRDLKPENVMLTPDITPTLIDFNTATGFDASGDPASGNSGTTILGPFKPREVAEASRTDVRQGPWSDVYSIGKILLFLLKGSVPKKDGVNPQAFGADCDDYLADIVERATQTHYRDRYRNATVLKEVLERRDPTPPATASVTYIQADRRFTVEPGDTIGRRGASGPPASIAIADPQGEYISSVQVQFEIEGGDWALRDRSLNGTFVQKGAGWQRVLSAAGRERLRSEGEDPTDRHGAVPPESVTLTDGDLVSLVHPTYGVTFEFHPEES
- a CDS encoding PP2C family protein-serine/threonine phosphatase yields the protein MRYSTNYDIGDRKRGQGINEDSVSLTVFEEGHRDGYRGQDRPAAPATAEGGDPVDTGADDPVDTGADDEADVSDADSDGRPMNRSAGVFVVADGAGGHDAGDVASYIATTTVAERLAPVAIRAARSYPGGFDVDVARDVLPDPPGEQDLEAAVAEAITAAHRDIVRYADETGTQSYTTVVAGVYADGKLHYGWVGDSRAYVVNGARETISPLTRDHAVVQEWVDSGEIDPVEAHVHPNGNEITRALGGSGYEDPDDATVEVDTRTVRLYAEDTVLATSDGLVDAQTDAPELYEQYAETDRADEAAERIREEAVTDDELRDAVLDAPSLDAASRTLVSLANDRGGKDNVSVLLFADSALPETPDDGGLPVRNIDPDIDISERDTVIMTDE
- a CDS encoding zinc-ribbon domain-containing protein, with product MARGRLRSELRESVTLLRAETWLFVGVALAWVAYGGWVLATGVLVARFPALERTVLATLADRSVSLRTVLAAGLWLVVPSLAAVALVNRRLRNGYGNLVDAYRFDHPSLLLALPGCVLVGCLLLGVTLGQPRPLTALALFGTAHLVVRTVAYGHRVYTLSYPPLFSFLVFVTALSFATYWLVAAAGASGVPSTLSPWLTRAGVGPVAETVLRLTTVGPARATTVFVAGPGVLASVYLLAQLLAGAVVRLRAPLANPQRRPDQRFPVMPPAAGPRDGDANSERSGESEPASRDHPESGSDTVATESDADKPGHTGTRVFSPEEVARTSPPATDSAGSSDAATGSEATPDSESEPDPEATDGAWLDDTAVFTPEKRDTGMSYCSECGESLPSDADACPSCGTPVGG
- a CDS encoding double zinc ribbon domain-containing protein; translation: MPESDRTVNCPICDEDFDPTVAGGWCTNPDCGEWQHTDRAATDDGESGDADLLAAEADETAGAAGNDEPAADGDSGIGAVEADDAAETGQAAETDAEPADEDDDADAPADDEPATITCPDCDRELDADANFCIDCGTDVQDVTPGEEGALDACPSCDTAVDDDASFCVNCGENLDAHRDAGGAAAADSGPESPTAEPDDAVDAPVSQATGDATPPEGLVLSVEGRDITVEDGARIGREIRAALLDAGRPEDEAVRIHREHVRFDRQPEGYYLVDLGDNPTRLNGTLLQKGDREPIQPGDELELSGVATLTIRAA
- a CDS encoding vWA domain-containing protein produces the protein MTATVVTEVNRPYVPTGGAKLTAEIEVEPGRLEDRPTRQIALCIDASGSMAGDDIEQARAGAEWVFGLLEADDYVSIIAFDNEVTTVLEPTRWGAVGREAAVDAVADISAGGGTDMYSGLLEAKASLQGLPSDDATARRVLLLSDGKDNSHDPGAFGTLAREIDSEGIRIKAAGIGSDYREETIRTLGTVARGEWTHLEAAGDIESFFGDAVEEAGTVVAPDARIELDVADGVEVSEVYRSLPQTQSVEPDWEDNAAVVPLPDLLDRETQRVVLKVHAPSHDVADSVSLAEVTLTAGGETTRGAITVDYTEDESKLAAHNEQVDLDHRQTVIKTELGKGNVAEAQTQLERMTRVHGEDTEAVQTAERETRIVMEGGRKEQNDATKIVTDEGIQK
- a CDS encoding cytochrome c oxidase subunit II, which translates into the protein MQVHRFEKVWLGAAILLIVGFIATIAYGSVGVGVGMVDDSGGQISAQAVQNGNTGTQFDDPGVYQESEDHYVVYVVARQFQFVPGSGDTPIRVPAGANVTFRVTSADVTHGFSVVETNINTMVIPGQVSEVSARFNEPGTYGLVCHEYCGAAHHTMGGSVEVVPPEEYDMQQENIDQSAADAQAGEEADN
- a CDS encoding DUF3179 domain-containing protein; this encodes MDRSRRQFLMTLGVGATLGGAGCVGGDDAATGGSASEAGTAATDGSAGPKPPTADDRLYLAYDTGTLEANIVSGGVPKDGIPAIDEPQFADTPPSGLEPGDPVFGVVRDGDAKAYPQYILVHHEIVNDAIAGHPVAVTYCPLTGTAQGFERGPVEFGVSGRLVNSNLTMYDRGTDSWWPQILATAIKGPLTGESLREFRVVWTTWKRWARAYPETAVLTEETGFSRRYGVDPYGQYNETRGYYSSPRTLFEPLQGDSRAHPKAVVVGTRTETGALAFDKAALLSQRVLTGHIGETPHVAVADTDLATGYVYANPESATVEALADGYTLDGTTYDADALPLDRSLAFDAMWFAWAGFYPESTYVD